The genomic region TCTTCAAGACTTGGCATTTTAGATTATTGGCAGTTTTTAGGTACTGAATAGCATTCGTGTATATGCTTTAAGTATGCACATCTAGTACATGCATTTTTCTTTGTACAGAGCACTGAACACCTGTTTTTAGTTGCCAAGCTAGTTACTCAGATTGTCAGACATGCAGATCGGTTAGAAACTTAGAATGTCAAACCATTGGCATGCTGCAGTTGCTGGATGGATCTGCTTAGTACTGTTTACTTGTTTACTAGAATGTCAAACCATTGCCAGGCAAGTTACTCATCCATTTCTTTTCATGCTTCCTTCCGGTTGTCATGCTTGATCATCTTTTCTAGGcccctttttatttttttctcgAAAGGCGTAGGAAAACTGCACCCCCATATATTAAGAAGAATGAAAGAAGGTTATGCTTATGAGTTATGAACTTATGATGTGATCTTGCCCATTTTTTACTATGTTTACTCTATCATATATAACAATAGCATGGTGCTCAACTGCTAATCACGAATTTcagctttctttttctttttccaatatTTTTTGGCTGGTGTTTGTTAGAGATGATGGGTTTTAGTAGGGCAGATTTTTTTCTTAAGCCACACCAAAAACCATGACAGAATTGGCTACATATAAAAGTGGCAAACGATAAAACCAAGAAAGGTTTAACATATTCTAACCACTAAAGTAGATGCTAACTAAGATAAGATAGCTGATAAGGTGTTGACATATGCACCGACTACTACTTGACTAGAAGCCGAAATCTAAGATAGATACAAGACCTATTCTATCATTCTCCCCTAAGTCTTGTGTGGTGCCTTGTGAGGGATTTGAACCATCCCAATTCAAGCATGAAGCTCCTGAAATTTGACCATCCCACATGACTAAGCTAGGAAATCAGTCTACCTGTCCCGACTGTCGATATTGTTGGCCTTGATACTCTCCTCGTCCAATCAACTCCTGATAAAGTGTTACTTGACTCAGATGTTCTTACAACACCTATGGAAGGCACGATTCTTCGCTAAGGTCAAGGCAAGCTTGTCCATTCTGAGCTCTAATGTTTCAATGTCTTTGTCAAGGAGGTCACCCAGCAGCCAAGCCAACTAGAGAGCCTGAGTAGAGGCGAcaatgggcctgtttggtttagCTTTCTTTTGACGAGCTTTTCTGAGAATTTggttgtggggagaatctgatTATCGTGGAGATTACGTTCGAAGGAAAATGAAGGGGTCGATAGGGTTTAGGGTCTAGAAAGAGACATATTTCTTCTATCGCGACAACTCGATCGATTGTGTTTTCACGTTGATTTTTGATGATTTTCACCAaaatgattctcatagaagctggTTGGAAAGCTGGGCGTTTGATAGTTTGTAGCAACTTGTAGTGGCTAGAATTAGCAAAAAAAACTGAAACACGGCCAATATACTCTACCCCACAATTGGACATGGCTACATCTCGTGTAGTGCAAGCCGTAGTCGGAGGTACTTGCAACGTAGTGTATGACCCTCTTGACGGTCAACTGGTGTTTTGTCGTCACTCGTCAGTTGCTGTATGAACTGACTTACATAGCCAGCGGTGAACGCCAAGCTCGGTCTTGTCTGGACGAGTTAGTGAAGGCTGCTCACAATACATGGTATTGCGCCATGCCCACCTCCACTCTCGTGTTGTGGCTCAACTTCAGCCTCTCCTCCACGGGACGGGAGTGTAAGATAGGTTGTAGTCGGCGAGCCTCCCAAGCTCGACGATGTGCTTGGCATAGGCGGTCTGGCATTGTAAGATGTCGGAGTTGTCCTAGTGGACTTCGATCCCTAGGTAGGAGAGTGGCATAGGATGCTCATCTATAAAGTGACCTTCATCTCAGCCTTGAACGGCTCCACCTCTCCTTCCTTGGTGTCATTAATCATGAAGTTGTCGATGTAGACCTTGCCTCGCCAGTGGACAATAGCCTCATAAGCACAATGCTGGAACCCCATTCGCTTGAGGGTGGAGTCCAGTTTAGCGTTCCAAGCTTCTAGTGAATGTCGTAGGCTATAGAGGGCCTTGCGTAGGCAAAGAACCTTGCTCTTAGTGTTGGAGATGACAAATCTCGGTGGGCAGCAGATGTAGACCTCCTCCTTTGAGTCATCGTTGAGGAACGCGGACGAGCACCGGGGTGGCGCCGGTGACGCTAGCCCAAGCCCGGCGAGAAACAGAAGGGGGAAGAGAGGGAAAGCCTCCCTAGAGGGTGGCGTAGCAGGGGCCATGGGTGGCTGCCGACGACCAGAGGAGGGTTAGGGTTGGCTATTTTATACCATGCTAGTGGAGTACAAAATGGATGATTGATTGATTAGTGAAGGGGTTACATCCAGTGGGCTGCATAGACTGAACTATAGATAGTACCATAGACACAACACAGTCTAGAAATGGACGTGCCAAAGCTGAACAAGGGCCTGTACAAGGTGTGTTTTCTGGATGGCTCGAGCTTGTAATGCCATTTCATcctctaagggtgtgtttggatgGAGGAACGAGGAAGGATAAAGAGGGATGGGATGGGATGAGATCATTTTAATTTGGCTCGCGTTTGGTTTGGAGATCTAGAGTCAGGGTCAAGGAATATTCTTCAAAAATAGTGGATCAGGTCATCCCTTAAAAAATAAGGGACAGGGTCAACTCAGGATTGATCCTGTCTCATCCCTCGTTGACAccgaaccaaacactacctaagaatTTCTCTAACCACCTCTGTGGCAGCTGGGAAGTGAAGGGAATTACCCGGCAAAGGCTCGCCCAGTCTTTATTTCTAGCTGGTGGGACGAAGGGAGTCAGGTCGGCGCGTTGGAATTGGAACATCATGGTGGTGGTGGGGATCGCTTGATGTTTGAGTTCATCAGAATGGCAGGGTTGGAGTGAGCGATTGTTTTTTTTTCCTGTTGAACAGAGCTGGGCTCCAAATAGTATCATCTGTCGTACCGGCGGAAGGCGAAGCGACACTCTGCTGTTCAAACAGAGTCTGCCTCCATTACCTTCTGCCAGCTTGGGACCCTGGCTTCCGGCCCTACTCAATGGTTGAACGTGAAGCTGGGGAGGGAAAGAAATGGGGAGACCAAGCTGTTGTTCAGCCAAAAAAAAGAACTGTAAGAATGATGTAATATATCACACACAGTGTGCTCCTAACACTTGACATTTCTGCATGAACCAGCCCAAGGCCCATCACATTTTGGGCTAGTTTGGATCCATGAGTTTTTATGGAGAATGGAGGGAATTGAGAGAGAAATGGACTAATTTTCCCCTTGGCCCTCAGATAGCCCCAATCACCATAGAGAATAATTAGTGTATCCAAACTAGCTCTAAAAGTTGTCCATGTTCTTTTACATATTAATATCGGTTTATGTCTACATTTTAGGTCTCTGGGTCCACAATGATGCGGACCCTAGTTCTAGTTGACACAGGAGCCGAACTTGTGATTGTGATGTCTATGGTCCTGCTCGACTGGCTACCACATGTCGGCAACCTGTCACCAGAAGTACCACCACCTCCCTTACAAAGCTCAGACGGCTGCTTAGGATCTGGCAGCAGACCTATGCTTTCAAAGTTCAGGAGCGACACGACGTCGGACATGGTGGGACGATCTGCTGGCTCCTCCTGCGCGCAGAGCAGTGCCACTTGAGCGTACTGCACCACCTCAGCAAGTTCGAATCCGTCACCCAGCACTGGATCTACAAGCTCATGCAGCCTTCCATCGTTCCATAGCTGCCAGGCCTGCAAACATTTTGTTTTCCACAGTttgttcagcgccatccatttcgcAGTGTAAGCACAAGAGACCCATAAACAGTGGATAAAGCTTTGATACAAATATAGAGAGGACAAAACAACTGCAGATAAATATTCAACATTTTGAATGGCCCATTTTGAATGGCCCCTTTAGGCTTTGTTTTGTTCGGTTGCACAGGGATCAGAGGGATTCGAGGGAGATTAAATCCactttctattcaattttgaataggaaGAGGTTTAGGGTCCGTTTGAGTTTGAGAGGACCTGACTTGCGCAAAAACAACTCTACCTCTGATTTTTTTCCCCTGAAAAGCGGTTTTTTTGGTAGAACTGAAGCCATTTCACAAATCGTTTGGCAGAAACGACTTATCCTAGAGTCAAAGTCATTTCCTTGTATTAAAGTACCAGAGCCAAAGCTGGTGAAGCTACTATTTGTGACTTCTTCGTAGTACAAAAATGACTCTAGTTTTTAGGTGTTTTTTTCGCAGTAAGCCGTTTTAAACAAAGCCATTTTAAACAAAGGTGTTTGGCAGGCTCTGGTCTTTTTTAAAGTTTTAAAGAAAAGTCAGAGCCGAAGCCCTGTCAAACAGACTCTTAATCCCTTTTAATCCCTTCGCAACCGATCACCGATCAGACCTTAAATGCTGTGTTTACTCACATCTCGTACAAGGGCGCCAACAGAGTCTCCTTGCTTCTCCAGTACGGTGTTCTCTCGCCCGCTGATGGTCACTAGAACCACCACCCCGAAGCTGAACACATCTGTCTTCAGTGAATAGACACCTCGAGACGTGTACTCAGGAGCTTTGTAACCACTTCATAAACACCAAAAGAGACATTAGCGCATTAGAACACTACTGCTGCACAAGCTTAGAATTGAAATCGTGTGTATCTTACCTAGTCCCCACAACCCTGCTTGTACACTCTTCGGCGGAATCTGAACTCAGACTTCTAGCCGATCCAAAATCAGCAAGCTTTGGCTTCATGTCATGATCTAATAGGACGTTCTGGAGCTTCAAATCCCTATGAACAATCCATAACTTGGCCTGCTTGTGAAGGTAAAGAAGTCCTTCAGCTACCCCTCTGATTATATCGATTCGTTTAGACCAGTCTAGCAACAACCCCATTCTTTTGTCTGAAGAATGTGCAAAAGAACAACTGTGATTCAGTTTAAAACGAAATTATAGTTTACACAACTACGAATCAAAATGAGGATAGCTTCAGATGAACTATGATAAACAAACCAAGAACAAAGCCAGGCCAGAGTGGGATCTTTGGAAAGAGTGTGACAGGCATATATTTGAAAATAAATTCCAAACGGTGCACCAAGTGGCGTCCAGAGCTGAGGAAGGCATCAAGTAGCGTAAGAGGGCTTTAATTCATTGCCTTAGATCTCAGCCTGTAAATCTTGCTTTGTGTGCAATTTTGTGTCGTGGGAAAATCTTGCCAGGTGAATTATGTGGTGCTCCTATGTAGAGTTTCGGGACTGGCCTTGCCCATGGGTGTATATGAAGATGTTCAAACTTTTTGTTCCCTTTTTAGTTGAAAGCCAGAGCTCCTACCAGTTACGACTAATGTTAAAAGAAACGTCATAGGGAAGCGTACCAAAGATTAAACTGTGCAGGGTACCCTTGTGCATGAACTCATACACTAGAATCCTTTCTTTCCCATGGATACACCACCCCAAAAGTCTAATTAGATTGGTATGCTGAAGCCTCGCAGCCAGAAATTCACTGCTGAAATCAAACATTGTGGCACCTTCATCCATCCTTTTGATGGCGACCATGGATCCATCAGGTAACTGACCCTGCAATGGTTACTATTAGACCGACTTCAAACAAGGTTTCAAGAATACAAAAAAAGCGCCACATTTGAAAGACAAAGTGTTGAACACCAAATTgagcgaccggacggtccgcactgggggtgcggacggtccgcgctcgcgCAGAGccaattagggttccgagttttgtgctacggttgttagctaaattcgCGAGATTAGCCCGGGAGATtggtttgtaacgggtccagcccccctcctctataaatatagaggaATACGGCCGATtagatcatcaatcgaatcaataaacagtttatctcgcatttatttcttgtacatttaggagtagttctagtctagttctagtttagccctctaatccccaaattctccgcttctcttcgactctacgttgattagaggagtctaggtcggcctgctaagcctagacaacacctaggatctctcctccccgacggggtccctcccgggagcgaggtccaggcgccgccggcgaccttcgccgcccctgcgcacgcgcggaccgtccggcctgtagGCGCAGACTATTTGGCCCGTCAGGTaggaaaccctagccctgccctaggtcgcggaccgtccggcccttagccgcggaccgtccgcgcctgtacAGAGAGCACCGTCGCCAGTTCTCACGCAGTGATTGGCgcccaaaaaggcaccaacacactttttggcgactccgctggggaatatttcatatagacctatcaagatcggccctcaatggccagtTCAAAGGATAGCTCTTAAGTTTCCATCAGCAATATCATCAAGCCgacatgggaaaccttgccggctgaagaacagctcctgttcgaggagcgTCAAGAGCAACTGATCCAGGAAGCAAAGGCGAAATTTCTGGCcgacttcaaggtggacaggaacaacaaagtcgttcggcaacgggcggcagatctggcttcgctccgacctactacgaatacccccaatgtaagtaacaccaatgaactccaatctcttaaagcttacatagacgaacagcgagaGCAAATGCAACATATCGTAGAGGGTATACAAAATAATTATAAAAAGGCTAATGCGTTCATTTGATAAGTCTActattgcaaattttccttcgcacaagGTTAAACTGGGGGAAAACATAAgtaattcatcggctacaggttatcacgaccagtcacaacccatttatgggatgccgatagacatgtaccctgggcaacaacagcctcccacgcacatcggcgataaatttgccgatctgcgcatgttcggaccgtccgcacgtgagcgcggatcgtccgggccagcaacgaccggtcccatttttaatgagttaccgagATATGCGTCTGAGCCGCCACTTGCTACGCAAGCCCTAAACTACCCCGTCGGACGGTTCGCATACGATCACGGACGGTCCAGCCatatggccggacagtccgcacacatagccggacggtccggcacagggttgtttgaggaggattgttacctaaaTCCTcatccgtcccagcaacacttcccatcgcaGTATACAATGCACCAGCACCATAGCTTACCATTTCAAACACGTGGGGGAGAGTACTTTCCGACCCATAGAAGGCCGGGAAGAGATGACCAGTCCTATGAACCACATAGGCCAAATTTTAGTACACCACAAAACTGAAGCCAATGGGGGAAGACGACATACCAACATCCAAACAACCTCACCCATATTGGAccaaagagccggtggtctcccaccggctgccattgatatagtaagagaggaaatagctggggcgttccgagataagctcggagttagcATAGTCCCTGGGGGCAGTCATATCAGAGACCTTATGATAGCCAATTTGACCGTCTCCCATACCCACATGGGACCAGAATACCTGAATtcgcaaagttttcgggtgaccaaggaaagagcacgcgtgagcacatagacCAATTCTTAGTACAATTAGGggaattggccgacaccgaagcattccgtgtgcgcttattttcattatctttaacagggactgcattcacatggtatgccacgctccctcctaattccattttgtcatggggagacttagaACAAAACTTTCATGACCATTTCTTCTCTGGTGATtacgagctagatttagtagacctAGTGGCCTTACGACAAGGGAAagctgaatcggttaatgattacatccggagattccgggatacgagaaaccgatgttttcaaattcatttagcagaaaaacaattGACGGGATTAGCCTTTGATGGAttcgctattatttaaaagagggATTAGAAGGcgtccagttctttacgctagcacaattacatcaaagtgctttggcttgtgaaagccgaagcaaagaactagccAAAACGGTTCGTCACGATGTCCATATAATAGAATGCGATCAAAGTAGTTCAGACGACGAATCAAAGGAAGTTTACGCTGTCGAAATGGTTTGGcccaagcaggccaaatcttcgacttgttcctccttgcagccggttcaaaagaaacatcAAGagcaggttaagtttacattcaaTGTTGGCAAATGCGATAAGATATTCGACGAATTACTAAAATGGCAACATTGAGATAGATTATACTGTTCCACCCGTCGATGAACTAAAACATCGCGCATATTCAAGTGGCACAACTTATTTTCACATGCACTAATGATTTTAATGTGTTTCGACGGCAAATCTAATCGgacattaatgagggacgattgaaatttcaggaggacacggagcccttcccaatgaatgtgatcgacttcGAGAGCAAAAAAGTCCTAATTCGGCCCGGCACGACCGATAAGGGCGAAGGCAAGGAAGacatcatcggcaacgcacgaAAGGCCGATGAAAATAATAGAAGTTCTTGCAGGAAGGTGgttgccgagaagactcctgatggaggggagactctgAAGGTTACCATCACAAACGCTGGGGGTCAATCGCAAACAGGTGACCGAACGCGGGAACCTGTTTTGCGCATCGCGTACGGTCCGGTACACAGACGCGGACAGTCCGAGACCTCGCCAGACAGTCCGGGTCATTCCAGTAGACGGGTCCGGCAACGCCAAGGAGCCacggcgaccacgtaccttcaaaccacgacgaccagaaataggtacatggaaaactaacacgttcaaggcagctggtcggttggtcaaATCCAGCCCTACTTTTGattaattattgtctaaatatgtgaaaaagaaggccgaccccagtgaccggccaccaaagcgtcttcgcttacccacccaggagcggcagcaggttaggccgattggaccacctcgccAATCGGAAAGGACAtgaggtcataatgttcaattaagacctaatACACCTGcgtggacacctccacctccacataCACCCATGTCATGTCATTATACATACATACCACCGCCACCATATATCCCGAATCAGATGTGGGGCGCGCCACCATATCCATTCGGGATACCACAATACCCCACCTGGGGGGCACCTCAAtcatctgtttttgacaggttgaccCCTCTAGTACAAGATCGATTGAGatcccctcaatctggtccacgagcacgGGCCCAACAAGATTGTCGGACCACTCGGACGCAAAGACCGattaatccggcaggggggcatacaggTACAACCTCCAATAGGACGATAAAAGGAGACGTCATCaaaataggaacgacagatgtcgAAGGACCGATGATTGGTGAATTGGCCAACACAAGCAAAAAAGAAGACACGACTGTCAACAAAACAactgatccaaaatactccaggccccgatggtgcccatcgggattgacacgatcacaAAAGCAAAAATTACAACGCCCAAGAGCGAAAGAGAACCAAGAAAAGGAGacagaaaagatattcaatgacacatctgcagtacccgccaccacaaaagagatggagaccaaaggtcgTTGAGGAAAAGCAAACGGCCACAAAAGcggaaaataaaacaacaactgtGCAACTCTCTGCATGTACGGCAGACAGTCCGACTATAAAGGCCGGACCATGCGCTGATGACACGGACCGTCCGATCCctgaggccggaccgtccgcactacaCCAGGACACCTCCAACGACGTACCGACACCTATGGAGGAAGACGACttgcaaggagaagacctggtcgactacggagctacgccagaacactcagaaaattaggaaagcaagatgacgaattggtcaggaccagtacGACACTCGGCGgtgttgggactgacagttcgatcaaagctaaaCGGGTCACGTCCGTTAAGTTAACCATCGGGACCAAGACCCTTGCGTACTATCCTAGtaggtggcaagatgcctaagaaaaccgatgtgatcacatcgagtcagttgcttttggttcgctcagctccaccaaaaggcagggggcatatgttgaacacCAAATTGAGCGACCGGACggaccggccctgaggccggacggtcctcgCTCGCGCAGAGCCAATTAGGGTTCCaatttttgtgctacggttgttagctaaattcgCGGGATTAGCCTGGGAGATTGGTTTGTAACGAGTCCAGCCCCcctctataaatatagaggaatacgaccgattagttcatcaatcgaatcaataaacaGTTTATCTCACATTTATTTCTTGTacatttaggagtagttctagtctagttctagtttagccctctaatccccaaattctccgcttctcttcgaccgattaggcctgccgagcctagataacacctaggatctctcctccccgagggggtccctcctgggagcgaaatccaggcgccgccggcgaccttcgccgcccctgcgcaggcgcggaccgtccgacccgtcaggtaggaaaccctagccctgtcccaggtcgcggaccgtccggcccttggccgcggaccgtccgcgcctgtgcagagagcaccgtcgcCGGTTCTCACGCAGTGAGCCAGTAATTGGCGCCCAAAAAGGCACTAACACAAAGGACAAACAATCACTCCATTAGCTCAGTTCTGTTTTGGGTTATAATTACCTTGTAAACTATAGCAAAACCACCCGACCCGATGATTCTACTTTCCGGGAAATTGCCTGTAGCGTCAATGATCTGAAATAATTCAAACCTTCTGAATCCTGAGCAACTCTCTTGAGTACGGATGCAAAGCTCCAACAATTCTTCAAAGTCCAGATTTTTATGTTCTCCCAAGTCCAGTGCTCCTGAATAATGGCTAAGTTACCCATGTTAACTGTAGAATCGCAACACTTATTGAATAATGGCTAGACAAAAACAAAAAATGCTATGAAAATGTTCAAGTCTCTTTGGTAGATCACTGAACCAACATATTGGAAGACTATTGTACTCTGAAAGGAACTATTAAGTGTAGAGCTTTATGCAACAGTATGTAATCTGTATCAAAAGATATGTTAGTAACAATAGTAGCTAATACCCTTCCCATGACTCATGCTAGTTTCTTTTTCTATATACATACAGTATAAAATTCTGTGTGGCATACAGAAATGGTACAAAAGATATTAAATTAGTGACATGCCACTCTTATTCATTATTCCTGTTGCAGTATATTTAAAAGCGTGAGCAGCAGAGTATTAAGAGTTATGCATACCAAAATAGTTCGGTGGTTCTTGGTGCAAAAAAACACAACCACGAGATTTTAGTATTTGAGTTTTGATTTATTTTACTATTATTATTTTGGTTGATTCTACATCCCTGAGAACTAGGAAACTTACAGTGGCGACTGTCTACCTGCTAATGGCTGTTCTGCAATACTGCAGATTTGAGTAGTTCGTTGAATGTGTATTTTGATGGAGGCGGAAACACTTCTTGAAAACCTAATGGTATataaagatcattattatgccaAAACCATCAATAATATCATTTATCCGAAAAAGATGCAAAGCGTGTTCAACAGAAGAACAGATTGCTTGGTTAGAGGTTCACATGGATTTTTTTAAGTAAAAACATACTTGTTGCTCTATGAACAAAGATGCTAGAATTTTGTGGAAGCAAATATTTTTTAGACAAATTAATTCAGTCCAATTGAAACCGACTAATCTGATATGCAAGAACAGAAGTGCTTTTTCAGAACTCTGTGATCCAGAAATGTTTTTTTTCCAGAACGTATGATCTAAAATCAGTTATCATTCATTAGTCAGCCAAATGTGATCAGTTTCTAATTGCTCACCTATCGAATTTCACTTAGGATGCTAATTTCTTAAAGAATTGATAATGATAGAATTTTGGAATTTTGTAGGGCGTTATAAAGTTTGCTATACTTGACACATTCGAGCCCACTTGCTGACTAATCCACTACATTAAATAACCGAACCTGACATGATGGTTTGAACCGTTCGTGAGTAGACCTGGTACTCCCTCGGCAGTCTGCTGGACAAGGACAGAAAGAAAAGTAAACGAAGGGAACAGTTAAAATTTACAAATGTTAGGCTATGGAATCATACTACTCTAAATCCATACTTAAAAGGAATATTTTGTCTTGGTCAGCAAAATTATCTACCCTATATTACAATCCTCTACACTCATATTTACTCTATATCTCAAATCTATACCAACTAATATATATTTTATCATTTCTTTTTAACCTCATGTAGGTGGAGTAATATTTACAGCACGTCAATGAGGATAGCCTAACAGTCAATACAAAACTGTTCCATATGCAGACACAACG from Zea mays cultivar B73 chromosome 6, Zm-B73-REFERENCE-NAM-5.0, whole genome shotgun sequence harbors:
- the LOC103629612 gene encoding putative cysteine-rich receptor-like protein kinase 23 isoform X4 → MDSSSGMWAVLGQASNVAQLVGVDALGLVSMVVQAALAARRHRDACRRLAQHVEVVGGLLRELELAELMRREATRRPLDQLRAALRRCYALVTACQDCGYLRSLLLGARMADELRAAEKEVDLFIRLVPLIALVDSTHGRSGKTAEGVPGLLTNGSNHHVRFSRSVSASIKIHIQRTTQICSIAEQPLAGALDLGEHKNLDFEELLELCIRTQESCSGFRRFELFQIIDATGNFPESRIIGSGGFAIVYKGQLPDGSMVAIKRMDEGATMFDFSSEFLAARLQHTNLIRLLGWCIHGKERILVYEFMHKGTLHSLIFDKRMGLLLDWSKRIDIIRGVAEGLLYLHKQAKLWIVHRDLKLQNVLLDHDMKPKLADFGSARSLSSDSAEECTSRVVGTSGYKAPEYTSRGVYSLKTDVFSFGVVVLVTISGRENTVLEKQGDSVGALVRDAWQLWNDGRLHELVDPVLGDGFELAEVVQYAQVALLCAQEEPADRPTMSDVVSLLNFESIGLLPDPKQPSELCKGGGGTSGDRLPTCGSQSSRTIDITITSSAPVSTRTRVRIIVDPET
- the LOC103629612 gene encoding putative cysteine-rich receptor-like protein kinase 23 isoform X2, with the translated sequence MDSSSGMWAVLGQASNVAQLVGVDALGLVSMVVQAALAARRHRDACRRLAQHVEVVGGLLRELELAELMRREATRRPLDQLRAALRRCYALVTACQDCGYLRSLLLGARMADELRAAEKEVDLFIRLVPLIALVDSTHGRSGKTAEGVPGLLTNGSNHHVRFSRSVSASIKIHIQRTTQICSIAEQPLAGRQSPLHYSGALDLGEHKNLDFEELLELCIRTQESCSGFRRFELFQIIDATGNFPESRIIGSGGFAIVYKGQLPDGSMVAIKRMDEGATMFDFSSEFLAARLQHTNLIRLLGWCIHGKERILVYEFMHKGTLHSLIFDKRMGLLLDWSKRIDIIRGVAEGLLYLHKQAKLWIVHRDLKLQNVLLDHDMKPKLADFGSARSLSSDSAEECTSRVVGTSGYKAPEYTSRGVYSLKTDVFSFGVVVLVTISGRENTVLEKQGDSVGALVRDAWQLWNDGRLHELVDPVLGDGFELAEVVQYAQVALLCAQEEPADRPTMSDVVSLLNFESIGLLPDPKQPSELCKGGGGTSGDRLPTCGSQSSRTIDITITSSAPVSTRTRVRIIVDPET
- the LOC103629612 gene encoding putative cysteine-rich receptor-like protein kinase 23 isoform X1; the encoded protein is MDSSSGMWAVLGQASNVAQLVGVDALGLVSMVVQAALAARRHRDACRRLAQHVEVVGGLLRELELAELMRREATRRPLDQLRAALRRCYALVTACQDCGYLRSLLLGARMADELRAAEKEVDLFIRLVPLIALVDSTHGRSGKQTAEGVPGLLTNGSNHHVRFSRSVSASIKIHIQRTTQICSIAEQPLAGRQSPLHYSGALDLGEHKNLDFEELLELCIRTQESCSGFRRFELFQIIDATGNFPESRIIGSGGFAIVYKGQLPDGSMVAIKRMDEGATMFDFSSEFLAARLQHTNLIRLLGWCIHGKERILVYEFMHKGTLHSLIFDKRMGLLLDWSKRIDIIRGVAEGLLYLHKQAKLWIVHRDLKLQNVLLDHDMKPKLADFGSARSLSSDSAEECTSRVVGTSGYKAPEYTSRGVYSLKTDVFSFGVVVLVTISGRENTVLEKQGDSVGALVRDAWQLWNDGRLHELVDPVLGDGFELAEVVQYAQVALLCAQEEPADRPTMSDVVSLLNFESIGLLPDPKQPSELCKGGGGTSGDRLPTCGSQSSRTIDITITSSAPVSTRTRVRIIVDPET
- the LOC103629612 gene encoding putative cysteine-rich receptor-like protein kinase 23 isoform X3; protein product: MDSSSGMWAVLGQASNVAQLVGVDALGLVSMVVQAALAARRHRDACRRLAQHVEVVGGLLRELELAELMRREATRRPLDQLRAALRRCYALVTACQDCGYLRSLLLGARMADELRAAEKEVDLFIRLVPLIALVDSTHGRSGKQTAEGVPGLLTNGSNHHVRFSRSVSASIKIHIQRTTQICSIAEQPLAGALDLGEHKNLDFEELLELCIRTQESCSGFRRFELFQIIDATGNFPESRIIGSGGFAIVYKGQLPDGSMVAIKRMDEGATMFDFSSEFLAARLQHTNLIRLLGWCIHGKERILVYEFMHKGTLHSLIFDKRMGLLLDWSKRIDIIRGVAEGLLYLHKQAKLWIVHRDLKLQNVLLDHDMKPKLADFGSARSLSSDSAEECTSRVVGTSGYKAPEYTSRGVYSLKTDVFSFGVVVLVTISGRENTVLEKQGDSVGALVRDAWQLWNDGRLHELVDPVLGDGFELAEVVQYAQVALLCAQEEPADRPTMSDVVSLLNFESIGLLPDPKQPSELCKGGGGTSGDRLPTCGSQSSRTIDITITSSAPVSTRTRVRIIVDPET